From the genome of Pelmatolapia mariae isolate MD_Pm_ZW linkage group LG12, Pm_UMD_F_2, whole genome shotgun sequence, one region includes:
- the LOC134638345 gene encoding cell adhesion molecule DSCAML1-like — MKLQAGLLVAPMELGSRMQVCVSICLLPQMTSHLCLLILSGLAVSSQLGLEDVFFSPQDQTVREGEGVFLRCVSGESSPPASITWLKDGKVVTRGRQIQGEYGGGHQKKTSGTLHLFNVTLEDEGVYVCVTHNPSLNISKKSKQARLTVQGVPRRLQFIQGPDNITVAIGTEVSMHCSVLGFPVPMVHWFKDGCLLMNCSGSFSLQNNGQLLTFRSNTAWQNRNINSLLFNSNCG; from the exons ATGAAGCTGCAGGCTGGTCTCCTCGTGGCTCCCATGGAGCTCGGCAGTAGGATGCAAGTGTGTGTCTCCATCTGTTTGCTCCCACAGATGACTTCCCATCTTTGCTTACTCATCCTGTCTGGCTTGGCAGTCTCATCCCAACTTG GTTTGGAGGACGTTTTCTTCAGTCCGCAGGACCAGACAGTCAGAGAAGGAGAGGGAGTTTTCCTCCGGTGTGTATCAGGGGAGAGTTCACCTCCAGCAAGCATCACATGGCTCAAAGATGGAAAGGTGGTCACAAGAGGTAGACAGATTCAG GGTGAATATGGAGGTGGCCACCAGAAGAAAACGTCAGGCACTCTTCATCTTTTCAACGTAACATTAGAAGATGAAGGGGTTTACGTTTGTGTCACACACAATCCTTCACTGAACATCAGCAAGAAGAGCAAACAAGCCAGACTTACTGTGCAGG GGGTCCCTCGGAGGCTGCAGTTCATCCAGGGCCCTGACAACATCACTGTTGCTATAGGAACTGAAGTCTCCATGCACTGCAGTGTTCTCGGCTTCCCTGTTCCCATGGTGCACTGGTTCAAAGACGGGTGCCTCCTGATGAACTGCTCCGGCTCGTTCAGCCTCCAAAACAATGGACAGCTGCTCACATTCAGGTCCAACACTGCATGGCAGAACAGGAATATTAATTCTTTATTGTTTAACTCCAACTGTGGTTGA
- the LOC134638970 gene encoding mucin-2: MLPSGDLFIHSVQEHDSGSYFCRASNTHLQRFLTSRRATLTVLAPPSVKLWPQVLTVPLGAQVVLECQVSGHPLPSISWMKRGHTKQTGGKIALGQRNATLYIQSVRSYDEGVYACEASNTLGQSHGTALLRVAVSPLIVVFKDQVTYTIGTLVVLPCRAVGILPITYTWTRGRTEPQSPISTTEGRHIDEDGSLHISSVQYSDAGEYYCTAENRAGRHQKRMILIITDRPPDRGKQTRLVLSASTSDNEQRPASKWSDSVAEQRFKTTRYPHVQEKHNETTCTSPDSATTFPTFLRKAGADLNMPLRTLAHVLHHHLKQPTTNSTQSLLSQIKPPLHLNLQSEALHTQVPMTIKPHFISHSEPAATQSLAPEATSGVLVETLQHPFSESRSHLRQMPSKFQHSASNKLFIVPSSQDHSVPQVNQIAETSVTQQPSQLRATGPLGFLKSDPFMTTPTPNPVTHAKMRHSDSVTLTVAYKTSSFQPLQPSPTLSQTTQTDPQHSSTLSFLPNFHLELSTIQYNLPSTELPSSLIPKPPISEIHLSTTTPSSRSKLSQTQPESSPTQNSQLPFSTIHPSDQALHPSLLDPEVVQQVNRSHWLNTTHESHPVQPELTDWLKRNTSQSPMTSNDPRVKQQSPSWLPVLEKHDIPIVVGVGVSLAFIFITVTFYSVVQKNEPAPTSRAAQRNLGVPIRHAERRAAGRTYENRAFEDDDCVAVIEQSPNTSETRARPPGPSLVMVQMEPTFDELQEDTQRSLDNHSVTVETYPEPILDTKIDPSLEEEKGCSLSQPSIQVHCTEDWTSNRGDNQSPCQDTLPPPSPLISRSPSPSPPSRREESVHSSLTLQSAEPCVAPIHHSLSISHGNPPLLLSHNVSVGLTTVAVDVHFYPAATAPMAVGTSTHINSVSNSSAVTAPLFSPTLANSQENDQSASRLHQCK; this comes from the exons ATGCTGCCCAGTGGAGACCTCTTCATCCACAG tgtGCAGGAGCACGATAGTGGCAGCTACTTCTGCAGGGCCTCAAACACCCATCTTCAAAGATTTCTTACCTCAAGACGAGCAACACTCACTGTTTTGG CCCCTCCATCCGTCAAGCTATGGCCCCAGGTGTTGACGGTGCCTTTGGGTGCTCAGGTGGTGCTGGAATGTCAGGTGTCTGGCCACCCTTTACCATCCATCAGCTGGATGAAAAGAGGCCACACCAAGCAGACAGGAGGCAAAATTGCATTGGG ACAGAGAAATGCCACTCTCTACATCCAGTCAGTCCGGAGCTACGATGAGGGGGTGTATGCGTGCGAGGCATCCAACACACTGGGACAAAGCCATGGCACAGCACTCCTGAGAGTTGCTG TGAGCCCTTTAATAGTGGTCTTTAAAGATCAGGTGACCTACACGATTGGGACTTTAGTGGTCCTGCCCTGCAGAGCAGTGGGGATTCTCCCTATCACATACACCTGGACGAGGGGGAGAACAGAGCCACAGTCCCCTATCAGTACCACCGAAGGCAGACACATAGATG AAGATGGGTCCTTGCATATTTCCAGTGTGCAGTACTCTGATGCAGGAGAGTATTACTGCACTGCTGAGAACCGAGCAGGACGACATCAGAAACGGATGATCCTCATCATCACAG ATCGACCTCCTGACAGAGGCAAACAGACAAGACTGGTGTTGTCTGCT aGCACCAGCGATAATGAACAACGTCCAGCTTCCAAGTGGAGCGACTCAGTAGCTGAGCAGCGCTTTAAAACAACACGTTATCCACATGTACAGGAAAAGCATAACGAGACAACat gTACCAGCCCAGACAGCGCAACTACATTTCCAACATTTTTAAGAAAAGCCGGGGCTGACCTAAATATGCCATTGAGGACACTTGCCCATGTTTTACATCACCATTTGAAACAGCCAACAACCAATTCCACCCAGTCGTTACTCAGTCAGATCAAGCCTCCTCTCCATCTGAACCTCCAATCAGAAGCTCTACACACCCAAGTACCAATGACCATTAAACCACATTTTATTTCACACAGTGAACCAGCTGCAACACAGAGCCTGGCACCTGAAGCAACCAGTGGAGTGTTGGTCGAAACTCTTCAGCATCCATTCAGTGAAAGTCGATCCCATTTGAGACAAATGCCATCAAAATTTCAGCATTCAGCCAGTAACAAGTTGTTTATAGTGCCCAGTTCTCAGGACCATTCTGTGCCTCAAGTTAATCAAATTGCAGAGACATCAGTAACTCAGCAACCATCTCAGCTACGCGCTACTGGACCTTTGGGCTTTCTAAAATCGGACCCCTTCATGACAACTCCAACACCAAATCCTGTTACCCACGCTAAGATGAGACACTCCGATTCAGTCACCCTGACAGTCGCCTACAAAACATCATCATTTCAGCCTTTGCAACCTTCACCAACCCTCTCACAAACAACTCAAACTGATCCTCAACATTCCTCTACCTTAAGTTTTCTACCAAACTTTCATCTTGAGCTTTCTACAATTCAGTATAATCTGCCTTCAACAGAACTTCCATCTTCTTTAATCCCCAAGCCTCCAATATCCGAAATTCATCTTTCAACAACAACACCTTCATCCAGATCCAAACTTTCTCAAACCCAACCTGAATCATCCCCAACACAAAATTCACAGCTTCCATTCTCCACTATCCACCCTTCCGATCAGGCCCTCCATCCTTCATTGTTAGACCCTGAGGTAGTCCAACAGGTCAACAGGTCACATTGGCTGAATACTACTCATGAAAGTCATCCAGTTCAGCCAGAGCTCACAGACTGGTTGAAAAGGAACACTTCCCAGTCACCCATGACTAGCAATGATCCCAG AGTGAAGCAGCAATCACCATCATGGCTGCCTGTGCTGGAAAAACATGACATCCCCATTGTGGTGGGAGTGGGTGTATCTTTGGCTTTCATCTTTATCACTGTTACCTTCTATTCTGTGGTACAAAAGAATGAACCCGCACCAACAAGCCGAGCAG CTCAGAGGAATTTAGGTGTTCCCATACGACATGCTGAACGTCGAGCTGCAGGACGTACGTATGAAAACAG AGCGTTTGAAGATGATGACTGTGTTGCAGTGATTGAACAGAGCCCCAACACATCAGAAACCCGAGCCAGACCCCCAGGGCCCAGCCTGGTTATGGTGCAGATGGAGCCCACGTTTGATGAACTACAAGAGGATACCCAGCGCTCTCTGGACAACCACTCAGTCACTGTAGAGACGTACCCTGAGCCTATTCTTGACACCAAG ATTGATCCTTCtctggaggaggagaaagggTGCAGTTTGTCCCAGCCCAGCATTCAGGTGCATTGTACTGAGGATTGGACCAGTAACAGAGGAGACAACCAAAGCCCATGCCAGGACACGTTGCCTCCTCCCTCACCCTTAATCTCCCGTTCTCCTTCCCCATCACCACCATCCAGGCGGGAGGAAAGCGTGCACTCTTCTTTAACACTGCAGAGTGCTGAGCCATGCGTTGCACCTATCCACCACAGTCTCAGCATCTCACATGGCAACCCTCCACTGTTGCTGTCTCACAACGTCTCTGTGGGCCTCACCACAGTAGCTGTTGATGTCCATTTTTACCCTGCAGCTACTGCTCCAATGGCAGTAGGGACTAGTACTCACATTAATTCAGTTTCAAACTCCTCAGCAGTGACTGCACCTCTTTTTAGCCCCACGTTAGCTAACAGCCAGGAGAATGATCAGTCAGCTTCCAGGCTGCATCAGTGTAAATAG
- the pmpca gene encoding mitochondrial-processing peptidase subunit alpha, with protein sequence MATHMSRCRTWSRFQRYGIAAYRKYSSGGGYPNISLSAPLPGIPKPVFASVDGQEKYETKITTLENGLKVASQNKFGQFCTVGILVNSGSRHEAKYPSGIAHFLEKLAFSSTAQYGSKDEILLTLEKHGGICDCQTSRDTTMYAVSAEVKGLDTVVSLLSDAVLQPRLLDEELEMTRMAVRFELEDLNMRPDPEPLLTEMIHAAAYRGNTVGLPRFCPAENVDKIDKNVLHSYLRNYYRPERMVLAGVGIEHEQLVESARKYLLDVKPVWGTSSAPNVDLSVAQYTGGIVKMEKDMSDVSLGPTPIPELTHIMIGLESCSYLEDDFIPFAVLNMMMGGGGSFSAGGPGKGMFTRLYLNVLNRHHWMYNATSYHHSYEDSGLLCIHASADPRQVREMVEIITREFIQMGGSAGEMELERAKTQLKSMLMMNLESRPVIFEDVGRQVLSTGKRKLPHELCHLISSVTAGDIKRVTTKMLRSKPAVAALGDLMELPSYEHIQAALSSKDGRLPRTYRLFR encoded by the exons ATGGCGACTCACATGTCGAGGTGCAGAACCTGGAGTCGGTTTCAGAG GTATGGGATAGCAGCTTACCGGAAATACAGCAGTGGTGGCGGATACCCAAATATCTCCCTCTCTGCACCGTTGCCTGGGATCCCCAAACCAGTGTTTGCTTCAGTGGATGGTCAGGAAAAATATGAGACCAAGATTACCACTCTAGAAAATGGCCTCAAAGTTGCTTCCCAAAACAAGTTTGGTCAATTCTGCACAGTTGGAA TTTTGGTTAATTCGGGATCCAGACATGAAGCAAAGTATCCAAGTGGGATCGCACACTTCTTAGAAAAACTTGCATTTTCT TCCACAGCACAGTATGGGAGTAAAGATGAAATCCTTCTTACGTTAGAGAAACACGGGGGGATCTGTGACTGTCAGACATCCAG AGACACCACAATGTATGCAGTGTCTGCTGAAGTGAAAGGTCTGGACACAGTGGTCAGTCTTCTGTCTGATGCTGTTCTGCAGCCTCGCCTGCTGG ATGAAGAGCTCGAGATGACCAGAATGGCGGTGCGCTTTGAGTTAGAAGATCTCAACATGAGGCCAGATCCTGAGCCGTTACTCACTGAGATGATCCATGCT gCTGCATATCGAGGCAACACAGTCGGACTGCCTCGTTTTTGTCCTGCAGAAAATGTGGATAAGATTGACAAGAATGTGCTTCACAGTTACCTGCGTAACTATTACCGTCCAGAGCGCATGGTGCTGGCAGGAGTGGGCATCGAGCACGAGCAGCTGGTCGAAAGTGCCAGGAAATACCTGCTGGACGTAAAGCCAGTGTGGGGAACGAGTTCAGCGCCCAACGTGGACCTCTCTGTAGCACAGTACACTGGTGGCATCGTCAAG ATGGAGAAGGATATGTCAGACGTGAGCCTCGGCCCCACCCCCATCCCAGAACTTACCCACATCATGATCGGCCTGGAGAGCTGCTCCTACCTG GAGGATGACTTTATCCCATTCGCTGTGCTCAACATGATGATGGGTGGAGGCGGCTCCTTCTCTGCAGGAGGACCCGGGAAAGGCATGTTCACCCGACTGTACCTGAATGTCCTTAACAG ACATCATTGGATGTACAACGCCACCTCCTACCATCATAGCTACGAGGACAGCGGCCTACTGTGTATCCATGCTAGTGCAGACCCCAGACAG GTGAGAGAAATGGTGGAAATAATCACCAGAGAGTTCATTCAGATGGGCGGCAGTGCAGGAGAG ATGGAGCTGGAGAGGGCAAAGACTCAGCTTAAGTCCATGTTGATGATGAACCTTGAATCACGGCCGGTTATTTTTGAAGACGTTGGTCGTCAGGTTCTCTCCACAGGAAAGAGAAAGCTGCCACATGAGCTCTGTCATCTAATAA GCAGCGTGACAGCTGGTGACATTAAAAGAGTGACCACCAAGATGCTGCGCAGTAAGCCAGCTGTCGCAGCGCTTGGAGACCTCATGGAGCTGCCCTCATACGAACACATCCAGGCCGCCTTGTCCAGCAAGGACGGACGTCTGCCCCGCACATACCGCCTCTTCAGATAG